A single region of the Vicia villosa cultivar HV-30 ecotype Madison, WI linkage group LG4, Vvil1.0, whole genome shotgun sequence genome encodes:
- the LOC131595650 gene encoding thioredoxin-like 3-2, chloroplastic — MAQHVRSHLHLHPHSHPASTFFLTSTTPSTQSTSLSPCCFTFPFLSSPSSISISRSRSSPSSIPLRHEEGRLQDDVPVSSLHLQPIGSEDHFDRVVAEAQHQQHVLLIVWMASWCRKCIYLKPKLEKLAVDYYPRLQFYSVDVNAVSHKLVAHAGVTKMPTIQLWKDSKKQAEVVGGNKAYLVINEVREMIENECTV, encoded by the exons ATGGCGCAACATGTTAGGTCCCACCTCCACCTCCACCCCCACTCTCATCCGGCATCAACATTCTTCTTGACAAGCACAACTCCATCAACTCAGTCAACTTCTCTCTCTCCGTGCTGTTTCACCTTCCCATTCTTATCATCTCCATCATCGATTTCCATCTCACGTTCGCGTTCATCTCCCTCGTCGATTCCGTTAAGGCACGAGGAAGGACGGTTACAGGATGACGTTCCTGTTtcgtctcttcatcttcaaccaatCGGCAGCGAGGACCACTTCGATCGAGTTGTAGCGGAGGCTCAACATCAACAACACGTTCTCCTTATTGTTTG GATGGCAAGTTGGTGCAGAAAATGTATATATCTAAAACCGAAATTAGAAAAGTTGGCGGTAGACTATTATCCAAG ATTGCAATTCTACAGTGTAGATGTAAATGCAGTTTCACACAAACTTGTTGCTCATGCTGGTGTGACT AAAATGCCAACCATACAA CTATGGAAAGATAGCAAGAAACAAGCTGAAGTCGTTGGTGGAAATAAAGCATATTTGGTAATAAATGAGGTTCGGGAGATGATTGAGAATGAGTGCACTGTCTGA
- the LOC131595651 gene encoding uncharacterized protein LOC131595651 yields MAKSSSSSSNSENSGELLCVGTLEIATPKPVGFLCGSIPVPTDKSFHSFHSALLPTPQTVNAPRYRYRMLPAKTDLNTPPLPANFQEKVLPVGAVQSKATAGDFPWESTSIASNFTRKCEALAVSGFVDYGDEIDIIAPADILKQIFKMPYSKARLSIAVHRIGDTLVLNTGPDIEEGEKLIRRHNNQSKCADQSLFLNFAMHSVRMEACDCPPTHHVPSEEQSNSSVFPGKTPHIVVQNDDVVQAEGYNCHSDYSQVGQDSLFWSSKKNRRNKSHGPVNKVSQVGEKPRSSMQESEKQRKVGNDNFLRVLFWQFHNFRMLLGSDLLLFSNEKYVAVSLHLWDVKRQVTPLTWLEAWLDNVMASVPELAICYHHNGVVQGYELLKTDDIFLLKGISEDGTPAFHPYVVQQNGLSVLRFLQDNCKQDPGAYWLYKGAGEDDIQLFDLSVIPKSHSSNNSDDASSSLPSLISSGRSDAVYSLGILLYRIAHRLSLSMVAKNRARCVRFFRQCLEFLDDSDHLAVRAIAHEQFARLILNYDEELKLTPESLAVECELSVTEAKESSLDGENSHSELVAHEMFYLLADGNSGEHRNISEHLESESPAKMVSEASISVSGELIPAGNTELTNQEGVEPCLSSGVGSSVCEVSPVPAPVVQTVADPISSKLAAVHHVSQAIKSLRWMRQLQSAEPEMMDQFNNSHDTPPSSFNVSVCACGDSDCIEVCDIREWLPTSKFDHKLWKLVLLLGESYLALAEAYKEDGQLYQALKVIQLSCSVYGSMPSHLEDTEFISSMASYSSLKREHIDMNENMKWLDDREEEHVYGYIERKSSTYLFWAKAWALVGDVKIEFHRIKGKETSAQDMTKSATRELRMSSEVVKEVKRLKKKLVQLNQNCSSCSLVNCSCQSDRASSGNSASSSSADVTMNYGRKHSKRLSSKISNLLPAIDSGDEFIHDKESRKDSDAEYFEDNNYGGNLTETLQSNLTEVESSAAMNFRNVEESSEMDNSCSSAVSQTEVTSKETGKAKIGGIFEYLAEPLARDVEHNLLSALKCYEEARKAFLKLSSGLSELQSVVKKKGWVCNELGRIRIENKELHKAELAFTDAIDAFREVSDHTNIILINCNLGHGKRALAEEMISKMENLKLHNIFQIAYNHALETAKLEYKESLRYYGAARLELNAIKEDADTGADGLRNEVHTQFAHTYLRLGMLLARENTTAEVYENGSLEKTRSYTNSHGRKVKKDLRKHEISANDAIREALSVYESLGELRKQEAAYAYFQLACYQRDCCLKFMNSNNKKSGLSKGENSIMQRIKQYASLAERNWQKAMDFYGPNTHSNMYLTILMERSALSLSVSSHLHSNVMLESALAHMFEGRHVSNSNMDTFSISYPELHAKYWSQLQGLLKKMLATVLSSSANKSLSQPSSTSSRFGDSQKIKELYKMSLKGTDMAQLHTMYSLWIS; encoded by the exons ATGGCGAAATCATCCTCGTCGTCGTCGAACTCTGAAAATTCCGGCGAACTTCTCTGCGTCGGAACTTTAGAAATCGCCACTCCCAAACCCGTTGGATTCCTCTGCGGCTCAATCCCCGTTCCCACCGATAAATCTTTCCACTCTTTTCATTCCGCTCTTCTCCCAACCCCGCAAAC AGTTAATGCTCCGCGATATCGGTACCGGATGTTGCCAGCTAAAACTGACCTGAATACGCCCCCGCTTCCTGCTAATTTCCAAGAAAAGGTTCTTCCTGTTGGTGCTGTTCAGTCCAAGGCAACTGCAGGAG ATTTTCCATGGGAAAGCACTTCCATTGCGTCAAATTTCACTAGAAAATGTGAGGCTCTTGCAGTGTCTGGCTTTGTCGACTACGGCGATGAGATTGACATAATTGCTCCAGCAGACATTTTGAAGCAGATATTTAAAATGCCATATTCCAAGGCTCGACTATCAATTGCTGTTCATCGCATTGGTGATACTCTTGTTTTGAACACTGG GCCGGATATTGAAGAGGGTGAAAAATTGATTAGGCGGCATAATAATCAATCAAAATGTGCAGatcaatctttatttttaaattttgctaTGCATTCAGTCCGAATGGAGGCCTGTGATTGTCCACCAACTCATCATGTTCCATCAGAAGAGCAATCAAACTCTTCTGTTTTTCCTGGAAAAACACCCCACATTGTGGTACAGAATGATGATGTTGTTCAAGCTGAAGGATACAATTGCCATTCTGACTACTCACAGGTTGGACAGGACAGTTTATTTTGGAGTAGCAAAAAGAATAGGAGAAATAAGAGTCATGGTCCGGTTAATAAGGTGTCTCAAGTTGGTGAAAAACCCAGATCATCAATGCAAGAGTCTGAAAAACAGAGAAAAGTTGGTAATGATAACTTTCTAAGGGTTTTATTCTGGCAGTTTCATAATTTCCGTATGCTCCTGGGAAGTGACCTACTTTTATTTAGTAATGAAAAGTATGTTGCTGTGAGCTTGCATTTATGGGATGTCAAACGACAG GTCACACCTTTAACTTGGCTTGAAGCTTGGCTTGACAATGTTATGGCAAGTGTACCAGAGTTGGCCATATGTTATCACCACAATGGTGTTGTTCAGGGATATGAGCTTTTAAAAACGGATGACATTTTTCTCCTTAAAGGGATATCGGAGGATGGAACCCCTGCATTTCATCCGTATGTTGTCCAACAAAATGGTCTGTCTGTTTTGAGGTTTCTTCAGGACAATTGCAAGCAGGATCCTGGAGCTTATTgg CTTTATAAAGGTGCTGGTGAAGATGATATACAACTTTTTGATCTTTCTGTTATTCCTAAAAGCCATTCATCAAACAATAGTGATGATGCTTCAAGCTCCTTGCCGTCACTAATCAGTAGTGGTAGAAGTGATGCAGTATATTCCCTGGGAATTCTTCTCTATCGAATTGCTCACAGGCTTTCACTCTCAATG GTTGCTAAAAATAGGGCTAGGTGTGTGAGGTTCTTTAGACAGTGTTTGGAGTTCCTTGATGACTCTGACCATCTG GCGGTACGTGCAATTGCTCATGAACAATTTGCGAGGCTGATTTTAAATTATGACGAGGAGTTGAAATTAACTCCTGAATCTCTAGCTGTAGAATGTGAACTATCTGTTACTGAAGCCAAGGAATCATCTTTGGACGGTGAAAACAGTCATTCTGAACTAGTTGCCCATGAAATGTTTTATCTGCTTGCTGATGGAAACTCAGGTGAACACAGGAATATAAGTGAGCACTTAGAATCAGAAAGTCCTGCAAAGATGGTTTCTGAAGCATCCATTTCTGTTTCTGGGGAGCTTATACCAGCCGGCAACACAGAATTGACCAACCAAGAAGGGGTTGAACCATGTTTGTCTTCTGGTGTTGGGTCTTCGGTATGTGAAGTAAGTCCAGTTCCCGCACCTGTTGTTCAGACGGTTGCTGATCCAATCTCATCCAAGTTAGCTGCTGTACATCATGTTTCCCAGGCCATTAAGTCTTTGAGATGGATGAGGCAGCTTCAGAGTGCTGAACCAGAGATGATGGATCAATTCAATAATAGTCATGATACACCACCATCATCTTTTAATGTTTCTGTCTGTGCTTGTGGAGATTCCGACTGTATTGAAGTTTGTGACATTCGAGAATGGCTTCCAACGTCCAAGTTTGATCATAAGTTGTGGAAGCTTGTTCTTTTGCTTGGAGAATCTTATTTGGCACTAGCAGAAGCTTATAAAGAGGATGGCCAACTTTATCAAGCCTTAAAGGTTATACAGTTATCATGTTCTGTTTATGGATCAATGCCTTCACATCTCGAAGACACAGAGTTTATTTCTTCAATGGCTAGTTACTCATCTTTAAAAAGAGAACACATTGATATGAATGAAAACATGAAATGGTTGGATGATAGAGAAGAGGAGCATGTTTATGGATACATAGAAAGGAAATCTTCTACCTACCTTTTCTGGGCCAAGGCATGGGCGTTAGTTGGAGATGTTAAAATTGAGTTCCATAGGATAAAGGGTAAAGAAACTTCAGCACAAGATATGACAAAATCTGCTACCAGGGAATTGAGAATGTCATCTGAGGTTGTGAAGGAAGTAAAAAGACTGAAGAAGAAGCTGGTGCAGTTGAACCAGAACTGTAGTTCATGTTCCTTGGTAAATTGCAGTTGCCAGAGTGACAGAGCAAGTAGTGGAAACAGCGCAAGTAGCAGTAGTGCAGATGTAACCATGAATTATGGTAGAAAGCATAGTAAACGATTGTCTTCTAAAATTTCTAATCTCTTGCCTGCAATAGACTCAGGAGACGAGTTCATTCATGACAAGGAGAGTAGAAAAGATTCTGATGCTGAATATTTTGAGGACAATAATTATGGTGGAAACTTGACAGAAACTCTTCAAAGTAATCTGACTGAAGTTGAATCCTCAGCTGCTATGAACTTTAGAAATGTTGAGGAATCTTCTGAGATGGACAATTCATGCTCTAGTGCTGTCTCTCAAACTGAAGTTACTTCAAAGGAAACAGGAAAAGCCAAAATTGGTGGGATATTTGAGTACCTAGCAGAACCTCTAGCTAGAGATGTAGAGCACAATCTGTTGAGTGCATTGAAATGCTATGAAGAAGCTAGAAAAGCATTCCTTAAACTTTCATCTGGTTTGTCGGAGTTACAATCAGTGGTTAAAAAGAAAGGGTGGGTTTGCAATGAACTGGGCCGAATCAGAATTGAAAATAAAGAACTGCATAAAGCTGAGCTAGCATTTACTGATGCTATAGATGCATTCAGAGAAGTTTCAGATCACACCAACATAATATTGATAAACTGTAATTTAGGACATGGCAAACGGGCACTTGCTGAGGAGATGATATCTAAAATGGAAAATCTTAAACTACATAATATCTTCCAAATTGCATACAATCATGCATTGGAAACTGCAAAACTGGAATATAAAGAATCTCTTAGATATTATGGGGCAGCAAGGTTAGAACTAAATGCCATTAAAGAGGACGCTGATACTGGCGCAGACGGCTTAAGGAATGAGGTACATACGCAGTTTGCTCATACTTATCTGCGGCTTGGCATGCTTTTGGCAAGAGAAAATACTACAGCCGAAGTTTATGAGAATGGATCATTGGAAAAGACTCGTAGTTATACCAATTCCCATGGTAGAAAAGTGAAGAAAGATCTAAGAAAGCATGAAATTTCAGCTAATGATGCCATCAGGGAAGCATTATCCGTTTATGAGTCCTTGGGGGAGCTACGCAAACAGGAGGCTGCTTATGCTTACTTCCAGTTGGCTTGTTATCAGAGAGActgttgtttgaaatttatgAATTCTAATAATAAGAAAAGTGGTTTGTCAAAAGGTGAAAACAGCATCATGCAACGAATCAAGCAGTATGCATCTCTTGCAGAGAGGAACTGGCAAAAAGCCATGGATTTCTATGGCCCCAATACACATTCTAACATGTATTTAACTATTCTGATGGAGAGATCAGCTCTTTCGTTAAGCGTTTCAAGCCACTTACACTCCAATGTG atGCTGGAGTCAGCTTTGGCTCATATGTTTGAAGGTCGGCATGTTTCTAATTCAAATATGGATACTTTCAGTATCAGTTATCCCGAACTTCATGCAAAATATTGGAGTCAGTTGCAAGGGCTTTTGAAGAAAATGTTGGCCACAGTGCTTTCGTCGAGTGCAAATAAATCTCTCAGCCAACCATCTTCAACGTCTAGCAGATTTGGTGATAGTCAAAAGATCAAGGAACTTTACAAGATGTCCCTGAAGGGTACTGACATGGCTCAACTGCATACTATGTACAGCTTGTGGATATCATGA